The Streptomyces sp. HUAS CB01 genome has a segment encoding these proteins:
- a CDS encoding CGNR zinc finger domain-containing protein, with translation MNDRAPAPGGLALIESLVNTLSVDTAADRLDTEAGRAAFGLTEAEVPAARELREALRAACLAHAGHSSPGRRAADLDRILTGAPLRVSVDDTGAVTLRPTTDPASLLSRVAAAIAEATAEGTWLRLKACEAEDCLWAYYDRSPAGRSRWCSMAVCGSRAKMRAYRARRGG, from the coding sequence ATGAACGACAGGGCTCCGGCTCCCGGAGGGCTCGCGCTGATCGAGTCCCTGGTCAACACGTTGAGCGTCGACACGGCCGCCGACAGGCTGGACACCGAGGCCGGGCGCGCGGCCTTCGGTCTCACCGAGGCGGAGGTGCCGGCCGCGAGGGAGCTGCGCGAGGCGCTGCGGGCCGCGTGCCTGGCACACGCCGGCCACTCCTCACCGGGCCGCCGCGCCGCCGACCTGGACCGGATCCTGACCGGAGCGCCGCTGCGCGTCTCCGTGGACGACACGGGCGCCGTGACCCTCCGCCCGACCACCGACCCGGCCTCGCTGCTCTCCCGCGTCGCGGCGGCGATCGCGGAGGCGACGGCCGAAGGGACCTGGCTGCGTCTGAAGGCGTGCGAGGCGGAGGACTGCCTCTGGGCGTACTACGACCGCAGCCCGGCGGGCCGCAGCCGCTGGTGCTCCATGGCGGTCTGCGGCAGCCGCGCGAAGATGCGCGCGTATCGCGCGCGGCGAGGCGGTTAG